A genome region from Populus alba chromosome 5, ASM523922v2, whole genome shotgun sequence includes the following:
- the LOC118029835 gene encoding histone H4: MSGRGKGGKGLGKGGAKRHRKVLRDNIQGITKPAIRRLARRGGVKRISGLIYEETRGVLKIFLENVIRDAVTYTEHARRKTVTAMDVVYALKRQGRTLYGFGG; the protein is encoded by the coding sequence ATGTCTGGGAGAGGAAAAGGAGGAAAAGGGCTTGGAAAGGGAGGTGCAAAGAGGCACAGGAAGGTTTTGAGGGATAACATTCAAGGAATTACGAAGCCAGCAATTAGAAGGCTAGCAAGAAGAGGTGGTGTGAAGAGAATTAGCGGTCTGATTTATGAAGAAACAAGAGGAGTTTTGAAGATCTTTCTCGAGAACGTGATTCGTGATGCTGTTACTTATACAGAGCATGCCAGGAGAAAGACTGTGACTGCCATGGATGTTGTCTATGCCCTAAAGAGGCAAGGGCGTACTTTGTATGGGTTTGGGGGTTAG
- the LOC118029832 gene encoding uncharacterized protein codes for MAGEDGDLPSLTLQVSEPHETWKQETERRQSLVDVLQVKLMEVKACIQGSEGDAKKELEVLWRRVKTTATLLTYLKSKARVMAVPDLAHTTCGIKELEGVGLVDRSGTPLSSWSRNVDLSSFGPDEEACMRLGQQQGSYDEQDEAYIGELLKCVQMVSNVMEGLVKRVIIAESETAVEKDKVTLSQEENRRKAIQIENMSSKLEEMERFALGTNVILNEMRQRVEDLVEETSRQRQRAAENEQELCRVKRDFESLKSYVSSLISVRETLLSSERQFQTIERLFERLVAKTTQLEGEKMQKETEVQKLMEENVRLSALLDKKEAQLLAMNEQCKVMALNASNI; via the exons ATGGCAGGAGAAGATGGAGACTTGCCGAGTTTGACGTTGCAAGTCAGTGAACCTCATGAAACGTGGAAGCAGGAGACGGAAAGGCGACAGTCCCTAGTGGATGTGTTACAAGTTAAGCTTATGGAGGTGAAGGCTTGTATACAAGGGTCAGAGGGAGATGCAAAAAAGGAATTGGAGGTTCTTTGGCGAAGAGTGAAAACAACTGCGACATTGTTGACCTACTTGAAATCAAAAGCTAGAGTCATGGCTGTTCCTGATTTAGCACACACTACATGTGGAATAAAGGAACTAGAAGGAGTGGGACTTGTTGATAGGAGTGGAACCCCACTGTCCAGCTGGTCTAGGAATGTTGATCTTTCTTCATTTGGTCCAGATGAAGAAGCATGCATGAGACTTGGACAGCAACAAGGAAGCTACGATGAACAAGATGAAGCTTATATTGGTGAATTACTCAAGTGTGTGCAGATGGTATCGAATGTGATGGAAGGCCTTGTTAAAAGAGTTATAATAGCAGAATCAGAAACTGCTGTTGAGAAAGATAAGGTAACTTTAAGCCAGGAAGAAAATAGAAGGAAAGCAATCCAAATTGAGAACATGTCTTCAAAATTAGAGGAGATGGAGCGGTTTGCTCTGGGTACAAATGTTATTCTGAATGAGATGCGGCAGAGGGTTGAAGATTTGGTTGAAGAGACATCTAGGCAGAGGCAGCGCGCAGCAGAAAATGAGCAAGAGCTTTGCCGAGTGAAAAGGGACTTTGAGTCTCTCAAATCCTATGTTAGCAGTCTTATTAGTGTCAGAGAGACACTTCTTTCATCAGAGAGGCAATTTCAAACTATTGAGAGGCTTTTTGAACG GCTAGTTGCAAAAACAACACAATTGGAGGGCGAGAAAATGCAGAAAGAGACTGAAGTTCAAAAACTTATGGAAGAGAATGTGAGGTTGAGTGCCCTCCTTGACAAGAAAGAGGCTCAACTTCTGGCCATGAATGAACAATGCAAGGTAATGGCCCTGAATGCTTCAAATATATGA
- the LOC118029831 gene encoding large ribosomal subunit protein uL2z, whose translation MGRVIRAQRKGAGSVFKSHTHHRKGPARFRSLDFGERNGYLKGVVTEIIHDPGRGAPLARVTFRHPFRYKKQKELFVAAEGMYTGQFVYCGRKANLMVGNVLPLRSVPEGAVVCNVELHVGDRGVFARASGDYAIVISHNPDNDTTRIKLPSGSKKIVPSGCRGMIGQVAGGGRTEKPMLKAGNAYHKFRVKRNCWPKVRGVAMNPVEHPHGGGNHQHIGHASTVRRDAPPGQKVGLIAARRTGRLRGQAAASASKADKA comes from the exons ATGGGTCGTGTTATCCGTGCTCAACGTAAGGGAGCAGGATCTGTCTTCAAATCCCATACCCACCATCGCAAGGGTCCGGCAAGGTTCAGATCTCTTGATTTCGGTGAAAGGAATGGTTACTTGAAAGGTGTTGTCACCGAAATCATTCACGACCCAGGTCGTGGAGCGCCATTAGCCCGGGTTACTTTCAGACATCCCTTCAGGTACAAGAAGCAGAAGGAGCTTTTTGTTGCTGCTGAGGGCATGTATACCGGGCAGTTTGTGTACTGTGGCAGGAAGGCGAATTTGATGGTTGGAAATGTTTTGCCTTTGAGATCTGTTCCTGAAGGAGCTGTTGTGTGCAACGTCGAACTTCATGTTGGAGATCGTGGTGTTTTTGCTAGAGCTTCTGGCGATTATGCTATTGTTATCAGTCACAACCCTGATAACGACACCACTAG GATCAAGCTCCCATCTGGTTCCAAGAAGATCGTTCCAAGTGGCTGCCGTGGAATGATTGGACAGGTTGCAGGTGGAGGAAGGACTGAGAAGCCCATGCTGAAGGCTGGTAATGCTTACCACAAGTTCAGAGTGAAGAGGAACTGCTGGCCTAAGGTGCGTGGTGTGGCTATGAATCCAGTTGAGCATCCTCATGGTGGTGGTAACCATCAACATATTGGTCATGCTAGCACGGTCAGGCGTGATGCTCCTCCTGGCCAAAAGGTTGGTCTCATTGCTGCTAGGAGAACTGGTCGTCTTAGAGGACAAGCAGCTGCCTCCGCTTCCAAGGCTGACAAGGCTTAA
- the LOC118029830 gene encoding probable LL-diaminopimelate aminotransferase, chloroplastic isoform X2 gives MYSFSAGNSMLCRNFLQPRIIQASYKTHKEGTACNTKVPRNVNMEKLQSAYLFPEISMREVQHIEKYPDAKLISLGIGDTTEPIPDIIASSMANYARSLSTAEGYSGYGAEQGKKALRKAIAETFYRDFQDPSFPAYVDSSVIIGQAGDFEDKTGMYGNIQYMKCRPKNNFFPDLATASRSDIIFFCSPNNPTGHAATRQELEQLVRFAKENGSIIIFDSAYAAYISDDSPRSIFEIPGAREVAIEVSSFSKFAGFTGIRLGWTVVPEELSFSNGFPVINDFNRIVCTCFNGASNIAQAGGLACLSPEGFASVHSIIKCYKENAKILLDTFSSLGLKVYGGENAPYLWVHFPGSKSWDIFTEILEKTHIITVPGSGFGPEGEEFMRISAFGHRESIIEAARRLGNLYP, from the exons atGTACAGCTTTTCTGCTGGCAATTCGATGTTATGTAGAAATTTCTTGCAGCCTAGGATTATCCAGGCCAGTTATAAAACCCACAAAGAGGGAACTGCTTGCAATACAAAGGTGCCCCGCAATGTCAACATGGAGAAGTTACAGAGTGCCTATTTGTTTCCTGAGATCTCAATGCGTGAGGTTCAACACATTGAGAAGTACCCCGATGCAAAATTGATAAGCCTTGGAATTGGTGACACCACAGAGCCCATACCGGATATCATAGCTTCAAGCATGGCAAACTATGCACGTTCCCTTTCAACAGCAGAAGGTTATAGTGGGTATGGAGCTGAGCAAGGCAAAAAAGCCTTGAGGAAAGCTATTGCTGAAACATTTTACAGAGATTTTCAG GATCCATCCTTTCCAGCCTATGTAGATTCAAGTGTCATAATTGGTCAAGCTGGTGATTTTGAAGATAAAACTGGGATGTATGGAAACATTCAGTACATGAAATGCCGGcctaaaaataacttttttcctGACTTAGCAACAGCTTCAAGGTCagatataattttcttttgctCTCCGAATAATCCCACTGGTCATGCAGCAACACGACAGGAGTTGGAGCAACTTGTGAGGTTTGCAAAGGAGAATGGATCGATCATAATTTTTGACTCTGCCTATGCAGCTTATATCAGTGATGATTCTCCTCGATCTATCTTTGAAATTCCTGGGGCGAGAGAGGTTGCGATTGAAGTTTCCTCTTTCTCTAAATTTGCTGGGTTCACAGGCATTCGTCTTGGCTGGACAGTTGTTCCTGAAGAGCTGTCCTTTTCAAATGGTTTTCCTGTAATAAATGACTTCAATCGTATTGTTTGCACTTGCTTCAATGGAGCATCAAATATAGCCCAGGCTGGTGGACTGGCGTGTCTTTCCCCAGAGGGTTTTGCGTCTGTGCATTCCATAATCAAATGCTACAAGGAGAACGCAAAAATACTGCTTGAcaccttttcttctcttggTCTAAAAGTATATGGTGGTGAAAATGCTCCTTACCTTTGGGTTCATTTTCCTGGTTCAAAATCTTGGGATATATTTACTGAGATTCTGGAGAAGACTCATATAATAACTGTTCCAGGTTCTGGATTTGGTCCAGAAGGCGAAGAGTTCATGAGAATTAGTGCTTTTGGACACAGAGAGAGTATCATAGAAGCCGCAAGGAGGCTGGGAAACCTTTATCCATAG
- the LOC118029830 gene encoding probable LL-diaminopimelate aminotransferase, chloroplastic isoform X1, whose protein sequence is MYSFSAGNSMLCRNFLQPRIIQASYKTHKEGTACNTKVPRNVNMEKLQSAYLFPEISMREVQHIEKYPDAKLISLGIGDTTEPIPDIIASSMANYARSLSTAEGYSGYGAEQGKKALRKAIAETFYRDFQVKETEVFVSDGSQCDITRLQLLLGSNVSIAVQDPSFPAYVDSSVIIGQAGDFEDKTGMYGNIQYMKCRPKNNFFPDLATASRSDIIFFCSPNNPTGHAATRQELEQLVRFAKENGSIIIFDSAYAAYISDDSPRSIFEIPGAREVAIEVSSFSKFAGFTGIRLGWTVVPEELSFSNGFPVINDFNRIVCTCFNGASNIAQAGGLACLSPEGFASVHSIIKCYKENAKILLDTFSSLGLKVYGGENAPYLWVHFPGSKSWDIFTEILEKTHIITVPGSGFGPEGEEFMRISAFGHRESIIEAARRLGNLYP, encoded by the coding sequence atGTACAGCTTTTCTGCTGGCAATTCGATGTTATGTAGAAATTTCTTGCAGCCTAGGATTATCCAGGCCAGTTATAAAACCCACAAAGAGGGAACTGCTTGCAATACAAAGGTGCCCCGCAATGTCAACATGGAGAAGTTACAGAGTGCCTATTTGTTTCCTGAGATCTCAATGCGTGAGGTTCAACACATTGAGAAGTACCCCGATGCAAAATTGATAAGCCTTGGAATTGGTGACACCACAGAGCCCATACCGGATATCATAGCTTCAAGCATGGCAAACTATGCACGTTCCCTTTCAACAGCAGAAGGTTATAGTGGGTATGGAGCTGAGCAAGGCAAAAAAGCCTTGAGGAAAGCTATTGCTGAAACATTTTACAGAGATTTTCAGGTAAAGGAAACAGAAGTTTTTGTGTCAGATGGCTCACAGTGTGATATTACTCGCCTCCAGCTGCTGCTTGGTTCAAATGTGTCAATAGCTGTGCAGGATCCATCCTTTCCAGCCTATGTAGATTCAAGTGTCATAATTGGTCAAGCTGGTGATTTTGAAGATAAAACTGGGATGTATGGAAACATTCAGTACATGAAATGCCGGcctaaaaataacttttttcctGACTTAGCAACAGCTTCAAGGTCagatataattttcttttgctCTCCGAATAATCCCACTGGTCATGCAGCAACACGACAGGAGTTGGAGCAACTTGTGAGGTTTGCAAAGGAGAATGGATCGATCATAATTTTTGACTCTGCCTATGCAGCTTATATCAGTGATGATTCTCCTCGATCTATCTTTGAAATTCCTGGGGCGAGAGAGGTTGCGATTGAAGTTTCCTCTTTCTCTAAATTTGCTGGGTTCACAGGCATTCGTCTTGGCTGGACAGTTGTTCCTGAAGAGCTGTCCTTTTCAAATGGTTTTCCTGTAATAAATGACTTCAATCGTATTGTTTGCACTTGCTTCAATGGAGCATCAAATATAGCCCAGGCTGGTGGACTGGCGTGTCTTTCCCCAGAGGGTTTTGCGTCTGTGCATTCCATAATCAAATGCTACAAGGAGAACGCAAAAATACTGCTTGAcaccttttcttctcttggTCTAAAAGTATATGGTGGTGAAAATGCTCCTTACCTTTGGGTTCATTTTCCTGGTTCAAAATCTTGGGATATATTTACTGAGATTCTGGAGAAGACTCATATAATAACTGTTCCAGGTTCTGGATTTGGTCCAGAAGGCGAAGAGTTCATGAGAATTAGTGCTTTTGGACACAGAGAGAGTATCATAGAAGCCGCAAGGAGGCTGGGAAACCTTTATCCATAG
- the LOC118029829 gene encoding zinc finger CCCH domain-containing protein 6, which translates to MKRSSKSNRVSWAPGLNLCQERLFVSEDCPSKVGGQVQDHLQKKASLLLLNSSGKEPNDFPPGFEGSHFLNPCKKELSCFPRIQWKCPPKFVVSSNWHVTAGEESQESQAQKLREMRALEAFYPRPSAVPPSPVVSLDVEDTDYDDSLTPIIPLIPVEEEEATELPSDLTEPLKTSQSPALPPFLLSSGTLNSSKCITPASNPLLSEKPAFGKLPNAGTNLISAASAAVTAIMKNKGHGSLIDTGLLVKILSDPKMIEELAGGNQPHPVTSRPVTSSMSPSCEKPDVVPAQFTANGNLQPLPSEEQPWSKPTCQIPIACPKPAMPLRAMPSNGSLYLQPSQMHPTVSRASMHQDTAPASGFGVFSSIHVPIPVPNSMPTTVSTVPRESIATQISFKDTGPHQMSNLVQSTLVVKPVQPNSVPHAGMKTNPVKDVEYIKNLIREHGTVKKEIQDRSMPHNGRHYNQTQNQELIQNIKKRESNHKSQKPCMYFKTPKGCRNGFNCPFQHDPSFQFQTGSALDAPVEKRMKFSGEIVGRT; encoded by the exons ATGAAGCGATCGAGCAAATCGAACAGGGTTTCGTGGGCACCTGGTCTTAATCTTTGTCAG GAGAGGCTCTTTGTATCTGAGGATTGCCCTTCAAAAGTTGGCGGACAAGTCCAAGACCATCTTCAGAAAAAGGCATCATTGCTTTTGCTCAATTCGAGTGGTAAAGAACCAAATGATTTCCCCCCGGGATTTGAAGGCAGTCACTTCTTGAATCCATGTAAAAAGGAATTATCCTGCTTTCCTAGGATTCAATGGAAGTGCCCTCCCAAA TTTGTTGTCAGTTCCAACTGGCATGTGACAGCTGGAGAAGAAAGCCAGGAATCACAGGCCCAAAAACTGAGGGAAATGAGAGCTCTTGAAGCATTTTATCCACGCCCTTCTGCTGTTCCTCCCAG CCCTGTTGTTTCTTTGGACGTAGAAGATACAGATTATGATGATAGCCTCACTCCAATCATCCCTCTCATTCCTGTTGAAGAGGAGGAAGCCACAGAATTGCCATCTGATTTGACAGAACCACTGAAAACTTCCCAGTCACCAGCATTGCCTCCGTTTTTATTGTCATCTGGAACCCTGAACTCTTCAAAATGCATCACCCCTGCTTCAAATCCACTCTTAAGTGAAAAACCAGCATTTGGAAAACTACCTAATGCAGGTACTAATTTAATCTCAGCAGCTTCTGCTGCTGTTACTGCTATCATGAAAAACAAGGGGCATGGAAGCTTAATCGATACAGGTTTGCTTGTTAAAATCTTAAGTGACCCAAAAATGATCGAGGAACTTGCCGGTGGCAATCAACCCCATCCTGTGACATCTAGACCAGTTACTAGTTCAATGTCCCCATCATGTGAGAAACCTGATGTAGTTCCAGCACAATTTACAGCTAATGGAAACTTGCAACCCCTACCTAGTGAGGAGCAGCCATGGTCGAAGCCAACATGTCAGATTCCCATAGCCTGTCCGAAACCTGCTATGCCTTTGCGAGCAATGCCATCCAACGGAAGCTTGTATCTTCAACCTAGTCAGATGCACCCGACAGTAAGTAGAGCGTCCATGCATCAGGATACTGCTCCAGCAAGTGGGTTTGGAGTATTTTCTTCCATTCATGTGCCCATTCCAGTGCCTAATTCAATGCCAACAACGGTAAGCACAGTGCCTAGAGAATCAATTGCAACCCAAATATCTTTCAAAGACACCGGTCCCCACCAAATGTCTAATTTGGTGCAATCCACTCTGGTTGTGAAGCCTGTCCAACCGAACAGTGTTCCTCACGCAGGTATGAAAACTAACCCTGTGAAGGATGTGGAGTACATTAAGAACCTTATAAGGGAACATGGAACAGTGAAGAAAGAAATCCAGGACCGAAGTATGCCCCATAATGGAAGGCATTACAATCAAACTCAGAACCAAGAATtgatacaaaacataaaaaagagggAATCGAATCACAAGTCTCAGAAGCCTTGCATGTACTTTAAAACCCCCAAGGGATGCCGAAATGGCTTCAATTGCCCTTTCCAGCATGATCCATCTTTCCAGTTTCAAACTGGTAGTGCTCTGGATGCCCCAGTtgaaaagagaatgaaatttaGTGGGGAAATCGTTGGGAGGACCTGA